The DNA sequence AGGATGTCATTACAGATCGATTTGAGGAGTGGGCAATTGCTGGCGTCGCTGAGTGCCTGATAAAAGATCTGTGCAGCACTTTCAACGATCAGTACCGTAATCGTCCACAGCTCCATACTGGTGTTAAGGTGCCTGATTTTCCTGAAGAAATAATCCCCCCAGTCTTTTTGAATGGTTTCTTCCCCTATGGCAGTGAGGTATTTGGCCAGATTTCTACCATGCTTCTGCTCTTCCTTGATAAACAGCTTAACAGCCTCCACATATGCGGGTTCGTGGTATTGATTGGCATGCTTTGCTGCTGCGGCCAATAAATGTTTGCCATCGCTCGTCTCTCCGAGTTGCCACGCTTTTAGGGAGTACAGTATCTCTGCTTTCTCACGGTTGGTCAGGTTGGGTTTGATGTCCCAGTTTATCCTCTTGACGGTTAAATTATTTTGGAAATGATCGGTCCAGAATTCAGCGCTATGCATTGTCGGTATCGGGTTAAGTTGACGGCTAAAGAATTGGCCTCAGTAGGCGAGGTGGTGTTGCCCTCATTGGGGTGGTGCACCATCATGATCGACTGGGAGGCTTTTGTAGAATATAATTATTATTGCTAAAAAATGTACTGTCTTGCTTGCTGTTTTTTGGACAGCTTTAGGAATAACAGGAGGGGGCAGTCTCCGATTTGTCGTGTTATCATCCACAGATTACGCCTGCAATTATCCATTTTAATACTTAACACGGCCGTAAAGAATTTATCCTTGTGAATCTGTAAATAGATAGGCAGTCGTTGAAGGTATTGGGGGAATACCCTTCAACAGGAGGGTTGTACTTATTTTGAAGATGATTTGCTGGTGGAGCCAAAAGTGTATCGGATACCCCACAAAGTCCGCAGGCGGGTTGGGTTATCAATCAAAAACTCAGGAGCGACCTCAAATAATAAGGAAATTTGCTTGAGATCTTGCAGGGGGTATAATTCAAGAGATAGGGGGACGGTTACGGCATACATTCTGTCATTGGATATAAATGGCGAAAAGGCGATGCCTAAACCTGCTGAAAAGCGGTGATAGGTTCCTGCTTTGAAATTGTAGAAGCCGTCGAGCTCAAAAAGTAAATCTTCAAAATCTCGGTTGGCGAAGGTCTTCAGCTCACCGCTGATCATTTTGTTGGTAGGTGTATTGACACTCACCGCATTAATGCCATAACTCGAAACACCGATTTGTGCGTTCGCCTGATGCGTCAGTAATAGGAAGGTGAATACTATAATTTCCCCCAATCTTCAGACAGCCATCTCTGCTATTTAAATTATTTTCCCTTGAACTCAAAACATCTGAGCGAGTTATCAAGTGCTTCAGTGAATCTTGTCAAGGGTGCTCCTGTGTTGCGCCTGCGGCAGGAGCATTTACCCGCCCTTGACTGATTCTAAGGAAGCGCTTACTTTTGCTTCTGATGTTGTTGAGTGCGGCTTGGATTGGTAAAGATCGCAGGGCCTTTTCTCATCGATTGAGCTATGCCTTCTTTCGTTATTGTAAAAGTTCATATATTCGATAAGTCCTATCTGCAGCTTTAATCCATCGCGATACTCATTCAAATAAATATCTTCATATTTGACCGTTCGCCAAAATCGTTCAATGTAAATATTGTCGGTTGCTCGACCTTTTCCATCCATGCTAATAGTTACTCCTTGGCCTAAGAGATAGCCCGTAAAGAGATCACTCGTAAATTGACTCCCTTGGTCTGTATTGACAATTTCAGGAGCGCCATGGTTGTTAATACATTCTTGAATTGTATTGCGGCACCACTCTGCTGACATGGTGTTTGAGAGTGACCAGCCTACAATATATCGAGAGTGGACATCAATCACAGCCATCAGATACATGAACCCTTTTGCAATAGGAACATAGCTGATATCCGTCTCCCAAACTTGATTTGAATGGGTTATTTCAAGGTTTCTAAGTAAATAGGGGTATATTTTATTTTCAGGTGAAGGTTTTGAAGTGTGCGGACCAGGAAGAAGAGAACGAAGCCCCATGACTTTGTACAGACGTTCAATTCGCTTCTTATTGATCGGATAACCGCAATCATTAATCAAAAACGAAGTCATAGAAGGTACCCCTCGAAAAGGATGCTCAAGGTATTCTTTGTCAATTACACGCATCAATTCAAGATTCAATTCACTTTCCCCTTTTGGCTTGTAATACCAGCCCGAACGAGAAATTTGGAGAAGCTCACATTGACGTCTAATGCTTAAATCAGCATGTTCCTCATCGACCATCACCTGTCTTTCGGTAACGCTCTTTACTTCGATGAGGCCTTTTTTAAAAAATCATTCTCAACTTGAAGTTGTCCTATTTTAGAGTATAATTTATTTAACGCTCCTTCATGATCAGATTCCTGCTTGATAGCCTTACTCCCTTTTTCAAAAACACTCGATGCATTCTCCAAAAAAAGTTGTTTCCATTGGCCAATCTGTGCAGGACTGATTTCATATTTCTGACAAAGTTCCGCTGTGCTTTGTTGTTCTTTGATCGCTTCAAGTGCTACCTTGGCTTTAAACTTGGGGCTAAATTTTCTTCTGCTTTTCATTGATTTACAAGTTAGTATATTATTTTAACTTGCTGTCTGAATTGTTGGGGTAATTATATACTGCCAGTAGGTTGATTAATTTTTTCATTAAATTAAGTTTAGGTTGAACTATAAATATAATGAAAAATTGGATTGGACAAAAAAAAGCCCGAACCGAAGTTCAGGCTTTAATATCTTAACATGAAGATTGAAATTATTCAGCGATAACTTCAAATTTAATTTCATGCTTAACTTCTTTGTGAAGGTCAATAGAAGCTGTGTACTCACCAACAAATTTAACTTCGCCGTTGATAGAGATTTGCTTACGATCTACATCGTAACCTTTTTCTTTCAACAATGAAGAGATTTGGTTAGTCGTTACAGAACCAAAGATTTTACCGTTATCACCTGCTTTAGTAGAGATAGTCAATTTAGTATCTCCGATATTAGCAGCCAATGCTTCAGCGTCAGCTTTGATTTTTTCTGCTTTGTGAGCAGCTTGCTTGATGTTTTCAGCAGTCATCTTCTTGTTAGAAGCTGTTGCTACCATCGCATAACCTTGAGGGATCAAGTAGTTACGACCATATCCAGGCTTAACGTCAACGATATCGTTTTTGTAGCCTAAACCTTTGATGTTTGTTGTTAGGATAATTTCCATTTCTCAATCAAATTTTAAAAAACTACAAAAATTATTTCAATGAGTCAGTCACGTATGGCAACAACGCAAGGTGACGTGCACGCTTGATCGCCTGAGAAACTTTCTTTTGGAATTTTACTGAAGTACCTGTGATACGACGAGGCAAGATTTTACCTTGGTCATTCACAAATTTCAATAAGAAGTTGGCATCTTTATAATCGATATATTTGATACCATTTTTCTTGAATCGGCAATATTTTTTGCGATTCTCGTTACGATTTACTGGTTCGTTAATCAATGTCATGACTTAAGCCTCCTTTGTTTCAGTTGTTTCTTTCTTTTTGTTGAACTCGCCTTTACGACGCTTCTCGTTGTATTCAACGGCAGCTGGCTCCAAAGCAGTAGTCAAGAAACGCAAAACGCGCTCATCACGACGGAATTCAGTCTCCAAAGCGTCAACGATTGTTGCAGCAGCTTTGAATTCGATTAAACCGTAGAAACCAGTTTTTTTGTGCTGAATTGGGTAAGCCAACTTGCGAAGACCCCACTCTTCAACATTAACGATTTCTGCACCTTCTTTTACCAAGATGTCTTTGAATTTGGCAACGGCTTCCTTCATCTGCTCATCAGACAAAACGGGAGTAAAAATGAAAACCGTCTCGTAATTTTTAAGTACCATTGTGCTTAAAGTATTAAGTGATTTTTTTAAACCGAAAGAATTCTTTCGGCCTGCAAATATACAGTGTTTATTTTAATTTCAAAAACTTAGGGGCAAATTTGGTGCCTGAAGTAGGCGGGTGGCGTGTTTTTTAGGCCATGATTTTGTTTTTGCAGGCCCCATATTGTAGGAGGCTGTTGCACAACCATAATCCGATATTATCCCACGAAATTTTATTTGGCCACTGTATGGGCAGACCCAATGTCATTAAGTTAAGCGCCTTACCCCGTAGAGACGTTATTTTTAACGTCTAACACAACGCTGATTTCTCTTGGATTAGTTCAAATTGTTATGTGAGACATAATGAATTATGCCTTTACATGCATTTCAAATTTACACCTGAGTCAGTCCAAAATCCTTAACTTAATGACATTGGGTGCGTCCGTACAGCTCATGAAATAGTATTTTGCGCTCCGTTCAATGAACTGAGTTGTTCGACCGCCCCGTACCGTGCAAAAAAAAAAGCGAACCTTTCAGAAAGGTCCGCCTTTATCAGTTCACCGTAACCCTTTCGGATCAATCGGTGAAAATAGGTGTTATCTGTGGGTTAGAACCTCCCACCAATATTATCTAACCGAGAAAGGAATTTGCCCCATTTTATAGTTGTCAGCGTAAACTTCCAAAATGTATTTTCCTTTTTCGTATTCAGTGCCCTTGTCGTAAATGAAGGTTAGGCTTTGCTGCGTGTTGTCGAAAAGAATCTCCTGCTTTTCAGAGTAGAAAGTCTCACGGCCATCAAGCATAAAGCTTCCGCCGCCCTTAGAAACATCGAACAATACATTATTATTGTCATCAATCAGGCGAATCATGATTTCACGGCCTCCGACTGGTGCCACTTTATTGTCAGCAATTTTGAAATTGACCTTCAGTTTTTCGAGGTGGCGGTGGCGGAATTCATCCCCTTTACGCTCTTTTCCACGATTGTTAATGGCGATCAGCTCAAAATTCTCGGCCTTCAGGCGGGAAGCAAATTCTACTTTCTCGTTCAGTTTTTCCTGTTTCTGGTTCAGGGTTTTGATCGATCGGTTCAACTCATTTTTCTCTTCCTTCAGGTCGCTGTTTTCTGTTACCAGCTGCTCGTTGATTTTCTTGAGTTTGGCAATCTCTTTTTCTTTTCTTACCAAAAGCTCACGGTAACCTTCTGCTTTGTCTTTAAAAGCCAACAGCTGACGGGTAGTTACGGTGCTTTTTTCTTCCAAAGCCTGTTTCTCTTGCTCAAGTTGCTCGCGAACGGCCTTCAGGTCATCAACATTTCCGCCGAGTTCCTGAATTTCAGCAATTTTCTTATCTAAATCTTTTTGCAAGAGCTCAACATTTTGTTTTGAACTTTGCAATTCCTGTTGCGATACCGTATTGACTTGGTGTAAGTGAAAAATATAGCCCAAACTTACTAACAGTAAGATGGCCAGTATAATTACTACGGGAAGCAACTTATTCCCTGCTTTTTTCTCCTCAGACATATGCTTATGAAATTTTCGTTTTGATGTAAATTTAGGAAGGTCAATCTTTTTTACAAAGGTCACGGCTAATTAAGCGCATGTTTTAAAATTACCTTGCAACTTCAAATTTAGGTGATTGGAATTGATTTTTAATGATTTTTCAACAATAGCGGTGCTGTGCTCTTCAAATAACCCTTTGCCTCAGTAAATCGCTAAACTATGGGCGCAGATTTTTTAGATTTGAAACGCCCTTCAAGAGTGCGGCCATTGTTTTGGGGCCATTAGGCTACCACCAACTGAAGCCAATGCGGTAATGTTTGGCCGAGATGGTGGGGCAGAGGCAGACAATGCCAAAGCGCCAGTAATCGAAGCTCATTTTTACTCTCGGGTGATTTTTTATCGCTTCCCACGCACGGGTCATGCCTTCACTATGGTAGATGTCATCGAAAATCAGCAAAGCGTTTTGATGGCAGTGCGGCAGCAACATTTCAAAGTAGCGCAAGGTGGCCTCGTAGGTGTGGTTGGCATCAATAAAGGCCAGATCGATAGGGGCGGCAGTGTTCAGGAATTCGGGCAGGCGGAGGTCAATATCTCCTACTGTTAAGCGGATGTTTTTCAGCTGCTGCACTTCCCAGAGCTGCTGCGCCTGTTCGGCGATCTGTGGAATCCCCTCGAAGGTGTGTACCGTTCCCGTGGTGGCTTTGGAAAGGTAAGCGGTATTGACGCCCAGGCAGGTGCCAAGTTCCACGATTTGCTGCGCCTGATGCCATTGGGTGAGTAAGTAAAAGAAGGAGGACATCCGTGGGCTCGAAAGGCTGCGTGCGGCCAATGATTTGACGGTTCTGTTACGGATGGTTTTATCAGCACCCATGTCCTGATAGGAGAGTACCTGTCCGTCGGTCAATAATTTTTTGCGCGCCTGTTCCAGGGCCTCCATTTTTGGGCGGGCTTGCCGTTGGGTATGCTCGAACAGGTCGTAGGCAAACTGCCCATGGAGCGAATGGCGGTCAACGGCTAAGAACCAATGCCTAATTAACGTTTTTAACTGATGTAATTTTTGCATAAAAAAATACCTAATCTTTGGCAAATTAGGTATTCTTTTGCTGAAAGCAATATTTAGTTCATTCGGAATGGAACGATCATATTGAATTCAGGAATGGCGACATCAAATTGCTTTCCGTCCAGTTGGCGCTCCATGGCGTATCGGCCGAGCATTTTGCCAATTCCTGTTTTGAGGTTACAGCCTGAGACATACTTGTGCGACTGCCCCGGTTCGAGTACTGGTTGTTGTCCAACGACCCCATCGCCCTCCACTTCTCTTGTTTGCCCATTGCTGTCATGGATCTTCCAATGGCGGCTGCGCAGCTGTATGGTGTGTTCGCTTTGGTTTTCTATGGCAATTCGGTAGGTGAAGACATAGTGATGTTGAATGGGGCTCGAGTAATCAGGTTGGTATTCCGTTTCAACGGATACTTTTATGCCCTGTGTGATTTCTGTGACCATATCCTTAATCTCCTTTGTTTAGCTAATGATTATTTCAAGAGTAATAACGCTGTATTTATCCCTTAGTTTGTTTGTGGAAGCGATGCTTCTGACCTAATATCGGAATCTATTTGAATAATTTAAACCTAATGTTTAAAAATTTAATGATTAACCAGAATGTTACTTTGAGTAAACAGAATTTTACCTTGGTACAGGTAGGATAATAAGGTAAAAAGGACGAAAACGTATTTTTTTTAAAATGAAGCAAAGCCCTTCAACAAGAAAAGCCAATTCACGAAATGCGAATTGGCTTTGTATTATTTTGAAGCACGAAGCTTAATCAATCATTTTAAGGATTTTCCCTGGGCGTAACCCGAAGCCTTGAGCTGTAGGATCAATAGACCAGAAAGTGAAGAATGCTTTCCCGACAACATGATCCATCGGTACAAATCCCCAGAAACGTGAATCTTCAGAATTATGGCGGTTGTCGCCCATCATGAAGTAGTAGTTTTGCTTAAAGGTGTATTGCTTGATGGCCTGCCCGTTGATCGTGATCTGATCTTCAGTGAGGACAACATTATCGTTGTGCTCATAGTTTTTGATCACTTTCCCATAACGTAGGATATTGTCTGGGTTGATGTCAATCGTCATGCCTTCAGCAGGGATGGTCATCGGCCCCCACCAGTCGGCATTCCAGGCGAATCGCTTGGCATCAGGATAAATTCCTGCTGTGGCATCGCCTTTGTTTTTCTTGAGCATCACCACGTCTTCAATAAAAGGAAGGGCTTTAAGGGATGCTGCGCCATGATTGGTGAGGTCGGCAAGGTAGCCACCACGCACCTTGATCACGTCAGCAACATTGACGTCGTTATCTCTCCAAATGCGCTCATGAACCGACTCATTGGTTTTGATGTAGTATTTAAACTGCATCTCTTCAGGGTTCTTGATCGCCTTGTCGTTAATGAAAACCTGCGTGTCTTTGACCTCAAGTTTTTCACCAGGAAGCCCGATACACCGCTTGATGTAGTTGGTCTTCAGATCGACAGGATGCTCAAGCTCTGGCGGGTAGTTGAACACCACCACGTCGTTGCGTTTCACTTCCGAAAAGCCTGGCAGGCGGAACTGCGGCAGCTTGACCCAGTCCAAATAGGAAGGGATATCCGTTCCCCAGATTTTTTGGTGGGTTAAAGGCACCTGAAGCGGGGTCATGGCTGTACGTGCGCCATAATGCATTTTACTTACAAAAAGGAAATCGCCTACCAACAGGGAGTGCTCCATCGAAGGGGTAGGGATGGTGAAGGCTTCCATAAACAGCCAGCGGATAATCGTGGCAGCAATGACGGCAAACACTATGGCGTCCGCCCATTCGCGAAAGAAGCCTTTCTTTTTCTTCTTCGGTTTTTGTGATTGCTCCTTTTGAGTTTGGATGTCCATATTTTGGTCGATTATAGTTTTAAGAAGTCATCCATGTTTTTCATTCCTTTTTGAGCAGGAAGCCACTCAGCCACTAAAACGGCACCAAGGGCAAAACCCTGGCGGCTGTGGGCGGTGTGTTTGATCTCGATAGTGTCCACTTCCGAACGGTAGTGTACGCTATGGGTCCCAGGTACTTCAGGCTCCCGAAGTGAAATGATGGATAACTCATCAGTTTTTTCAGAAGAATTATTTACCCATTTCTCCT is a window from the Persicobacter psychrovividus genome containing:
- a CDS encoding ferritin-like domain-containing protein gives rise to the protein MHSAEFWTDHFQNNLTVKRINWDIKPNLTNREKAEILYSLKAWQLGETSDGKHLLAAAAKHANQYHEPAYVEAVKLFIKEEQKHGRNLAKYLTAIGEETIQKDWGDYFFRKIRHLNTSMELWTITVLIVESAAQIFYQALSDASNCPLLKSICNDILIDEAHHIKFQNERLWKIFEHKGFYQKALSIGLYGILFFGTIHAVWFGHKRAFRAGGVNKKEFMRQMYYKFFNSLKYSHSKPAPMESNYASA
- the rpsF gene encoding 30S ribosomal protein S6, which gives rise to MVLKNYETVFIFTPVLSDEQMKEAVAKFKDILVKEGAEIVNVEEWGLRKLAYPIQHKKTGFYGLIEFKAAATIVDALETEFRRDERVLRFLTTALEPAAVEYNEKRRKGEFNKKKETTETKEA
- the apaG gene encoding Co2+/Mg2+ efflux protein ApaG; the protein is MVTEITQGIKVSVETEYQPDYSSPIQHHYVFTYRIAIENQSEHTIQLRSRHWKIHDSNGQTREVEGDGVVGQQPVLEPGQSHKYVSGCNLKTGIGKMLGRYAMERQLDGKQFDVAIPEFNMIVPFRMN
- a CDS encoding transposase produces the protein MKSRRKFSPKFKAKVALEAIKEQQSTAELCQKYEISPAQIGQWKQLFLENASSVFEKGSKAIKQESDHEGALNKLYSKIGQLQVENDFLKKASSK
- the rpsR gene encoding 30S ribosomal protein S18, whose protein sequence is MTLINEPVNRNENRKKYCRFKKNGIKYIDYKDANFLLKFVNDQGKILPRRITGTSVKFQKKVSQAIKRARHLALLPYVTDSLK
- a CDS encoding IS3 family transposase; its protein translation is MEVKSVTERQVMVDEEHADLSIRRQCELLQISRSGWYYKPKGESELNLELMRVIDKEYLEHPFRGVPSMTSFLINDCGYPINKKRIERLYKVMGLRSLLPGPHTSKPSPENKIYPYLLRNLEITHSNQVWETDISYVPIAKGFMYLMAVIDVHSRYIVGWSLSNTMSAEWCRNTIQECINNHGAPEIVNTDQGSQFTSDLFTGYLLGQGVTISMDGKGRATDNIYIERFWRTVKYEDIYLNEYRDGLKLQIGLIEYMNFYNNERRHSSIDEKRPCDLYQSKPHSTTSEAKVSASLESVKGG
- the lepB gene encoding signal peptidase I, whose translation is MDIQTQKEQSQKPKKKKKGFFREWADAIVFAVIAATIIRWLFMEAFTIPTPSMEHSLLVGDFLFVSKMHYGARTAMTPLQVPLTHQKIWGTDIPSYLDWVKLPQFRLPGFSEVKRNDVVVFNYPPELEHPVDLKTNYIKRCIGLPGEKLEVKDTQVFINDKAIKNPEEMQFKYYIKTNESVHERIWRDNDVNVADVIKVRGGYLADLTNHGAASLKALPFIEDVVMLKKNKGDATAGIYPDAKRFAWNADWWGPMTIPAEGMTIDINPDNILRYGKVIKNYEHNDNVVLTEDQITINGQAIKQYTFKQNYYFMMGDNRHNSEDSRFWGFVPMDHVVGKAFFTFWSIDPTAQGFGLRPGKILKMID
- a CDS encoding class I SAM-dependent methyltransferase, encoding MQKLHQLKTLIRHWFLAVDRHSLHGQFAYDLFEHTQRQARPKMEALEQARKKLLTDGQVLSYQDMGADKTIRNRTVKSLAARSLSSPRMSSFFYLLTQWHQAQQIVELGTCLGVNTAYLSKATTGTVHTFEGIPQIAEQAQQLWEVQQLKNIRLTVGDIDLRLPEFLNTAAPIDLAFIDANHTYEATLRYFEMLLPHCHQNALLIFDDIYHSEGMTRAWEAIKNHPRVKMSFDYWRFGIVCLCPTISAKHYRIGFSWW
- a CDS encoding chromosome segregation protein SMC — protein: MSEEKKAGNKLLPVVIILAILLLVSLGYIFHLHQVNTVSQQELQSSKQNVELLQKDLDKKIAEIQELGGNVDDLKAVREQLEQEKQALEEKSTVTTRQLLAFKDKAEGYRELLVRKEKEIAKLKKINEQLVTENSDLKEEKNELNRSIKTLNQKQEKLNEKVEFASRLKAENFELIAINNRGKERKGDEFRHRHLEKLKVNFKIADNKVAPVGGREIMIRLIDDNNNVLFDVSKGGGSFMLDGRETFYSEKQEILFDNTQQSLTFIYDKGTEYEKGKYILEVYADNYKMGQIPFSVR
- the rplI gene encoding 50S ribosomal protein L9, whose product is MEIILTTNIKGLGYKNDIVDVKPGYGRNYLIPQGYAMVATASNKKMTAENIKQAAHKAEKIKADAEALAANIGDTKLTISTKAGDNGKIFGSVTTNQISSLLKEKGYDVDRKQISINGEVKFVGEYTASIDLHKEVKHEIKFEVIAE